The Victivallis sp. Marseille-Q1083 DNA window ATTTTTATCATTGATCGGGACAAGTTGGTGATCTATTCACGAAAACACTACAATTCTGCCGGCAAGGAAATATTTGCGGTCGAATTAGGGAATGTGAAGTTTTCTCTCCCGAACTCAGAGTTTTTCGAATTACCGGCCTCGGAATCGTTCTTTGTTCCTTGGCCAGAAAATTTCTATAATAAATTGAACGAATTGCAAGAAAAGCAAGCGGGACACTGGTGGGAGAGCATCAAGCAGTTTTTAAGACGATTAAGTGTCGCTGATATTTTATTTCATTCAGTTTTCAGTTATATTTTAGCTATTCTCGGTATCGCATTGCTGATTGGTATTTTTATTTTTAAATTCTTTCGGAAACGCTGTCAGGGGAAAGAATAAAATAGTAAAAACGAAGCCATATCCACCGATCATCCGAGATGACCTACTGGGGGCTAGCCTCAATACTGCTTACTTAGTTAGAAGCATGCATTGTTGACACATTTGAATCGACAAAAAACACTTTTTTATATTCCATCCTTTGACTTTTCGCTTCACCGCTCGTTCGCGAGTAACACCGCGTGAGGATACGCATCGCGTAGCGGCGATTTCTTCAATAATTTCGCGTCGGATATTTTTAATCAGATTCCTACTGAGGGGGAAAACGCGCGGAGGTGATCTTTCTCCGCAAAATCCTGACAGTTCCGATAAACGATAACGAATCCGGATCAATGTGTTTTTTCAGTACCGCCTTGTACATCAATGTCCGTACTGTATAGTGTGCAAGGAAAAATCCATAAAGTTCCTGAATAACCAATTCCGGGGTTTTGCTTCGTAGATTTGTCCCCGGCAATTTCAAGTGATTTTTTAACTCGTCATACCCAATTTCAATTTCCCATCGTTCATGGTACAATTGTGCGAGTTCAATTGCCGGAGCTTCTTCCGGCACAAGTATATTTGTGATCAGGCGGTATTTCTCTTTCGCACCTTTGAGTGTATATTCAATAACCCGCACCTGACTTCCATTGATCTTTTTCCGATGCTCTAAACCGCTGTAAAATGTACTCAAAAATGAGCCGTCAGACAACATCTTTTCACATTCAAATTTCATATTATTTCGGATCCGAAACAGCAAAGCAGCTTCGGATGTCATAGCTTCCGCAAAAAATGGATAACAGCCGAAGCCACGGTCGGCAATCAACAGCATGCTTGAGTCCAAGTGAGGAATCAAACGCTTTGCTTGAGTATTCTCGCCTTCCCGGAAAGGTCCATGTGTTGCAGCTGTGATGGCGTATGTGCCGACTTCAATCATTACCGTCAAACGTAATTGAGGAAACGCCGTGGTTCCGCGCGAACAAGGCGGGAGACCAAAATAATCACTGTTCGCTTTTTCATCCGGGAGAGCGAAAGTTGTTCCGTCTATCGCCATCAAGCGCCATTTTTTGTAAAAAGCAAATCTTGACTCCGGCGAGGCCAGAGGGCGACAAACATCTTGAAATAAGACTTCCATTAACTTACTGCCCAAGCGTTTTCTTGCGCGTGAAATTCCTCCGCGGCCTTCAATGGCTCCGCAGGGAAGTTTTAACTTCAGCCACTGCATACCTTCCAGGAGGCATCGAAGAACTTCCTGCAAAGACACGCTCGAGTAGAGCGAAAGACAAATAACGTAATATGCCATCAATTCCAATGGCAATTTGCGATAGCGTTTTGTTGCAAGACCGCATTTTTGCAGCGCATTGGTGAGCGCATCGAAAGAAACAACTCCAAGCAGAGAGGCTAAGGTCAAAAAATCACTTTCACGAAAATTAGCCGACAAACAAGATTTTGTACGCGCCATACAGTCCTCCGGGGGATTTGATGGATAATATAACATTGTTCTTGCAAATGTCAAGTTTTAAGTAAGCAGTATTGAACCTAGGAGGAAAACTACAGCAACGCCGAAAGCGTCAACCAGAATACGAAATCGCGGCTTGGGAAACGGCAACAGAGATTTTGGCCGCAGTTACAGAATGCTTGTTCATTGTATGGAACCGTTCATTACATTTTCTATATGGCCGCCAACCTTGCGCCAGTAATCGCCAAGTCGCTCCGGAACAGCCGAATCAATCGGTTTGACTGCATATTCAATGAGTTCACGACGTCTCTGGGCGGAAGCATGAAGCTGTTCTGTTCCGGCCGCCACTCCAAAATATCCGAACGGGTCGAATGTCATCTTTATGCCGCGAATGAAAACTTCAAGTTTTTTCCCATTTTCATGTCGATCCTCATTGGTTATATACAGGACGATCCGAAATTTATCAACCGGTCAGCAATTCAGCCGAACAGCTTGGGAGTGGCGGGATCGAGCGGTTTAGATTTCTTGATTGGCGGAAAATCCTCGTAGCGGAAACGTCCATCAGGATCACAATGCGCAAGGTATTCGGCTTTCCCTTCCTCTGTGATTCTTTCATCTTCGGGCGGAATTTCTTCACCCGGCAGCAAACAATCATATCCGAAAACTACTCCCTGGTAACTCAGGACTGTCTGAATCATATCTTCTTCCGGAAATCCGCCCGTCATGAAACGCGCAACGACATCTTTTCCATGCCCATCCAGAAAAATTGCATCGCAAAACTGCTGGAATTCCTTGCTGTAACCAGATTTATTAGCCAAATTAGACAATTTCATTTTGTTTTCTCCAACTTTTGTACAATGACATAGATATTCGGAAAAGCAAGTTTCAATTTTTCATTATCAACAAACGCCCGTGCGCTTGAGATGTTTACGATCGCTTCCCCGTAGGCCAGCCCGGCCATATTCTGGATCCTATAGTAATTCTTCGTGCCGTATCTTGTTTTTAAGAACTTATCCCTAAATAACAGTAAGTTTTCTATAAATAATCACGCATGCCGCCAGTTGAAGCAATGCTTCATATGCGGCATATGTTTTTTCAAAACGCACCAGAAGTTTTCTGAAGCGGTTGAACCATGAATGGGCCACTTCCACAATCCAACGTCGAGCTTTATAACCTTCCCTGACTGCAATTTTCTCCTCTCCTCGCGGTCTGATGTGCGGAATATATCGGTACGCCTTCATAACTTCTCCAGAGCCGGTATAACCGGCATTCGCACAAAGATTCTGCTTTGTTCTTCCTCGCGGCTTTCTCATTTTTGCGCTCAATACGGCATTCACTTGCGTAACATCATTCCGATTTGCTCCGGTTACGACTATTGGCAACGGGATTCCACGCTCGTCTACGAGAACGTGACGTTTGGTCCCATTTTTTTCCCTTGTCTGTGGGATTGGGACCTACTGCTTCCCGGGCCAATGGGGCTTTGTTCATTGCTCCATCGATACTTTGCCAACGCCAGGAAATCCCTTCCAACTCATCGTATTCCGCCAAACCTTTCTTCCACAATTTTTGAAACAATCCGGCTTTCAACCAGCGCTGAAAATAACGATGTATGCTGCTTGAACTCCCGTATTCTCGGGGAAGCGCCTTCCATTGTATTCCCGTTCGCAAAACATACACGATACCCTCAAACACTCGACGCG harbors:
- a CDS encoding IS4 family transposase, with amino-acid sequence MARTKSCLSANFRESDFLTLASLLGVVSFDALTNALQKCGLATKRYRKLPLELMAYYVICLSLYSSVSLQEVLRCLLEGMQWLKLKLPCGAIEGRGGISRARKRLGSKLMEVLFQDVCRPLASPESRFAFYKKWRLMAIDGTTFALPDEKANSDYFGLPPCSRGTTAFPQLRLTVMIEVGTYAITAATHGPFREGENTQAKRLIPHLDSSMLLIADRGFGCYPFFAEAMTSEAALLFRIRNNMKFECEKMLSDGSFLSTFYSGLEHRKKINGSQVRVIEYTLKGAKEKYRLITNILVPEEAPAIELAQLYHERWEIEIGYDELKNHLKLPGTNLRSKTPELVIQELYGFFLAHYTVRTLMYKAVLKKHIDPDSLSFIGTVRILRRKITSARFPPQ
- a CDS encoding IS5 family transposase (programmed frameshift), translated to MAMNSWEVSDAFWSKVEPLIPRARRDSNREYQRRRGAGRKPLETRRVFEGIVYVLRTGIQWKALPREYGSSSSIHRYFQRWLKAGLFQKLWKKGLAEYDELEGISWRWQSIDGAMNKAPLAREAVGPNPTDKGKNGTKRHVLVDERGIPLPIVVTGANRNDVTQVNAVLSAKMRKPRGRTKQNLCANAGYTGSGEVMKAYRYIPHIRPRGEEKIAVREGYKARRWIVEVAHSWFNRFRKLLVRFEKTYAAYEALLQLAACVIIYRKLTVI